One region of Pseudoalteromonas sp. R3 genomic DNA includes:
- a CDS encoding histidine kinase, which produces MTDKPDIATLIHDARKPLNHISMHAELIKILSQKPGSEAEIQQSADDIIKASKACSELLQTLMTQD; this is translated from the coding sequence ATGACAGACAAGCCTGATATAGCAACGCTCATTCATGATGCCAGAAAGCCACTCAACCATATTTCTATGCACGCAGAATTGATTAAGATCCTAAGCCAGAAGCCAGGTTCAGAAGCTGAGATTCAGCAATCAGCCGACGATATCATTAAAGCCAGCAAGGCGTGTAGCGAATTGCTCCAAACCTTGATGACGCAAGATTGA